Proteins co-encoded in one Nicotiana sylvestris chromosome 7, ASM39365v2, whole genome shotgun sequence genomic window:
- the LOC104222152 gene encoding uncharacterized protein — MGSAPTIFHSPAQGVEIDGATITPDTRIQQKLLPLTFGTTGNSVQIPPAMAPSEKIGNKDEVSTMQKNRSSQRGKALNYAPPIIREGTFIVQIEAEDTMEHEIYWSTVLIGYVLGDNPYEKSMDNYVTNVWNFVEKPQILCHDEGYYIFRFQNIEERDLVLQAGPYTYHNKPLILQHWSMDFKFDPGCVSVIPLWIKFPGLPLGFWSIEALSKLASVVGKPLYTDKITTKMEKVSYARVLVEVDVSHPLPDSFEMKTPKGLKENQEMEEEFKEQPKRRRNKGKQIKLI, encoded by the exons ATGGGAAGTGCACCCACTATTTTTCACAGCCCAGCTCAAGGTGTGGAAATTGACGGAGCGACAATTACACCGGACACCAGAATTCAGCAGAAACTGCTGCCATTGACGTTTGGAA CAACAGGAAATTCTGTGCAGATTCCTCCAGCAATGGCACCTTCAGAGAAAATTGGAAATAAGGATGAAGTATCTACCATGCAGAAGAATCGAAGCTCGCAAAGGGGTAAGGCTTTGAACTATGCCCCTCCTATTATACGAGAAGGTACATTTATTGTGCAAATTGAGGCAGAAGACACAATGGAACATGAAATTTACTGGAGTACAGTTCTGATTGGTTATGTTTTGGGTGATAACCCTTATGAGAAATCAATGGACAATTATGTGACTAATGTTTGGAATTTCGTAGAAAAGCCCCAAATCCTTTGTCATGATGAAGGATATTATATTTTTAGATTCCAAAACATTGAGGAGAGGGATCTGGTTTTACAAGCTGGGCCATATACTTACCACAATAAACCACTCATTCTACAGCATTGGAGCATGGATTTTAAGTTTGACCCAGGGTGTGTGAGTGTTATTCCTCTATGGATCAAATTTCCTGGGCTTCCACTGGGTTTTTGGTCCATAGAAGCTTTGAGCAAATTGGCAAGTGTTGTTGGGAAACCTCTCTACACGGACAAAATTACTACTAAAATGGAGAAGGTATCATACGCAAGAGTACTTGTTGAAGTTGATGTTTCACATCCTCTACCTGATAGTTTTGAAATGAAAACTCCAAAGGGG TTGAAGGAAAATCAGGAAATGGAAGAGGAGTTCAAAGAACAGCCAAAGAGAAGAAGGAATAAAGGAAAGCAAATAAAACTAATTTGA